TGTCGCGGTCGAGCGCCGTGTTGTGGACCACGACGTCGATCAGCGGGTTGATCTCACGGACGGTCTCGGCGGCGGACTCGACCTTCGGCTTGCCGAGGGACGACTGCCGGTGGATGATCTGCCGCTGCAGGTTCGACTCGTCGACGACGTCGAAGTCGATGACGCCGAGGGTGCCGACGCCGGCCGCGGCCAGGTACAGCAGGGCGGGGGAGCCGAGGCCGCCCGCGCCCACGACCAGGACCTTCGCGTTCTTGAGTCGCTTCTGACCGGTCATTCCGACGTCGGGGATGATCAGGTGCCGCGAGTAGCGGTTGACCTCGTCACGGGTGAGCTCCGCTGCGGGCTCGACCAGAGGTGGCAACGACACGGTGGGTGCTCCTGTGCTGACGCTCGGCTGTTCAAGGGGGCGGGACATCGTCGTCCCCACTCGGCACAACCTTGCCATGACCGGCCGCATTCCCCGGCGTCACCCCGACGTGAGGGGCGTAATGCCGGAAGCGCAGCTAATCTAGGCTGTTGTGGCGTTCCTGCCCCCTTCCCCCCAAGCGCCGTTCCCTCCGGAACCGCCTCCCCGCGTCACCGTGCTCGGGCTGCGCGGACGGCAGTGGATGGTCGTCGCGATCGTCGTCGGCTGCTGCTACCTGCTCGCGTCCGTGGCCGCGCTGGGCAGCGTGTACCGGTCGTACACGCGCGCCCCGACGGACGCGGAACTGGAGATCGCGTCCCGTGCGGAGGTCGCGCAGCGGTGGCGGGCGTGGCCCGCGGAGCGCATCTTCCCCGACCGCATCCCCTACCGGGTGGACGAGGGCGCGACCGAGTACGCGACGCGGACGGGCATCGTCCCCGACCGGGGGTGCGCGGACGCCGTGGACGCCAAGCTCGTGGAGACGCTGGAACGGCACGGGTGCAGGGCGGTCCTGCGCGCGACGTACGTGGGCGCGCTGAACGGCATCGTGACGACGGTCGGCGTCGTCGTCTTCCCGGACGCGTTCAAGGCCGACCGCGCGTTCAAGGAACTGCCCGGGGGCAAGCAGCCGGACGGGTCCGGGGGCGTAGCGCCCGCGCTGAAGACGGCGGCGTTCCCGGGGACGGCCTCGGGACGGTTCGACGACGCGGCGCGGCAGGCGCGGGGGAGCGACCGCGGCGGCCCGTACGTGCTGCTGACGACGTCCGGGCACACCGACGGACGCCCGGCGGCGGCCATCGAGCGGGAGCGGCCGGGGCGCCCGTTCGTCATGGCGCCGCAGCTCGCGAACGCGCTGGAGGAGTCGCTGTCGACGCCGGCGCTGCCGGACTGCTCCAAGCGCGAGTGGCAATGCTGAGGCGGGCCGGGCCGCGGCGGGCCGGGGCGCGGCGGGCGGCGGCGGTGCTGACCGCGGTCGCGGTGGTGTGGCTGCCGGGGCCCGTCCACGCGGACGAGGTGCGGCAGCGGCAGCAGCCCGTCCTGGACGTGCTCGGGGTGGACGAGGCGTGGAAGGTGACGCGCGGCGAGGGCGTGACGGTCGCGGTGGTCGACTCGGGCGTCGACCCGAACCAGGCCGATCTGGCGGGCTCGGTCACCGAGGGGCCCAACATGCTCGCGGAGACCGACGCCGGGACGCGGCCGGAGCGGCTGCACGGCACCGGGATGGCGTCGCTGATCGCGGGGCACGGGCACGGGCCGGGCGGGAACGACGGGATCATCGGGATCGCCCCGAAGGCGCGCATCCTGTCGATCCGGGCGATCGCGGAGGAGGAGGACGCCGGGTACGTGCGGTTCCGCCGCTCGAAGAAGGCGGCGGGGGCCGTCGCGCGCGGCATCCGGCACGCGGCCGACAACGGCGCGGACGTCATCAACCTGTCGCTCGGCAAGGAGGGCGAGATCCCCGCCGAGCGGGAGGCGATCGCGTACGCGATGTCGAAGGGCATCGTGGTGGTGTCGGCGGTCGGCAACGACGGCGACGACGCGGACGTCCTGGACGGCAACGGGTTCGCGCCGTACTCGTACCCGGCGTCGTATCCGGGCGTGATCGCGGTGGCGGCGTCGCGGCCGGGCGGCGCGCGCGCCCCGTTCTCCAACAGCAACTACTCGGTGCTGGTGGCGGCGCC
The nucleotide sequence above comes from Actinomadura algeriensis. Encoded proteins:
- a CDS encoding S8 family serine peptidase produces the protein MLRRAGPRRAGARRAAAVLTAVAVVWLPGPVHADEVRQRQQPVLDVLGVDEAWKVTRGEGVTVAVVDSGVDPNQADLAGSVTEGPNMLAETDAGTRPERLHGTGMASLIAGHGHGPGGNDGIIGIAPKARILSIRAIAEEEDAGYVRFRRSKKAAGAVARGIRHAADNGADVINLSLGKEGEIPAEREAIAYAMSKGIVVVSAVGNDGDDADVLDGNGFAPYSYPASYPGVIAVAASRPGGARAPFSNSNYSVLVAAPGTGLPIALPGGRYVLSSGTSDSSAVVSGIAALIKAEYPKLPPALVAQAIVDGTRNGPAETYDAETGFGVVHAGRSLSAAAKLAQARAKTTDGKPPGQRFGAAEPEPVRVIERPGWFTGVLVLVVGGVLAGTIAAVWISAVFARRHPRAAGAPPVPGPGPGSGFGPPRLGTGPYPPPGHDPGYGRGYGPGPGPGPGPVHGSGTWPPGGRETIG